The Thioalkalivibrio thiocyanodenitrificans ARhD 1 nucleotide sequence GCCACCGACCGCCAGGCGCATTGCCAGATCTCATCGAGATACTCCGGCAATGGCGCGTCCAGAATCCCGTCCAGACGTAATTGAATCAAGCGCAGGGCGCCGCCAAACACGGCCGAGGCGGCGATGATCGGGGTCATCTCCCGGACTTCGCCGCCCTTCATCCCGGCGGCGACCATCTCGCGCATTTGTACGAAAGGGCGCGAGGAACAGACCGGCTTCTGATCCGGTATGAACTCCCGATGGCGGGAAAACAGCATGAACCGCATCACCGCAGGCTCCTGCTCGGTCAGATCAAACAGCAGCGCGATCACTGCCCGGCAGCGATCGCAGGCCGTGGTATGGGTTGCCTCGATCTCGTTGAAATGCGACTCCATCCGCTCGACCAGGGTGTCGTAGAGACTCCGGGCGATACCCTCCTTGTCGCGAAAGTAGTGGTAGATGGAGCCGGTACTGACTGAAGAGGCCTTAACGATGTCCGGGATCGAGGTATTGAAATACCCCTGCTCGGTAAAGAGATTCAGCGCCGCCCCCAGCACCTGCTCGGTGGCCGGGGTGGTGCGGGCACGTTGGGTTTCTGTACGAGTATCCATGCCTCCAGATTAGAATGAACATTCGTTCTAGTCAATCAAGAAGTTCCATTTTTATCGAATTTCACTCCGCCCCTCTTTCTCCCCGAGGGGTCTGTTGCGACGACGCTTGGCCTCGTACATGGCGGCGTCGGCGTGGCGCAACAGATCATCCGCCGTCTCACCATCATCGGGATACACGCTCTGGCCCATGCTCACGGTGAGGGCGAGTTCACGCCCTTCCAGCGGGAAGGGTGTCGCCATCAGGGTGTGGACGCGCTCCATGATGCGTTCGAGTTCGCCTTCGGTGTGGGGATCAAGGCACAGGAGCACGAATTCGTCGCCCGCGAAACGTGCCACGGTATCTCCGGCCCGAACCGCGCCGAGCAAACGTGCGGCCACCTGTTCAAGTATGGCGTCGCCGGCCTGGTGCCCGTAGGTGTCGTTGATGTACTTGAAGTCGTTGAGGTCCACGAACATGATCGCCAGTTTGCGC carries:
- a CDS encoding TetR/AcrR family transcriptional regulator, whose protein sequence is MDTRTETQRARTTPATEQVLGAALNLFTEQGYFNTSIPDIVKASSVSTGSIYHYFRDKEGIARSLYDTLVERMESHFNEIEATHTTACDRCRAVIALLFDLTEQEPAVMRFMLFSRHREFIPDQKPVCSSRPFVQMREMVAAGMKGGEVREMTPIIAASAVFGGALRLIQLRLDGILDAPLPEYLDEIWQCAWRSVAV